In Sesamum indicum cultivar Zhongzhi No. 13 unplaced genomic scaffold, S_indicum_v1.0 scaffold00120, whole genome shotgun sequence, a single window of DNA contains:
- the LOC105179019 gene encoding alkane hydroxylase MAH1-like has product MVGIVYIELFLSVMWFMALWVWLNYRALAWNWPVIGMLPTLLLHVSRIHDNCTEIMGKSRRGTFHFRGPWLADMDMMGTADPENVHYIMSANFQNFPKGPKFREIFDVLGDGIFNADSESWRDQRRVARALISHHGFLRFLAKISREKVEKGLIPVLETVCLENRVVDLQDLFQRLTFDTTCTFVTGYDPGCLSVDLPDVPFSKALDDAEEAIFMRHVVPEKIWKLQRWFGVGSERKLSKAREVLDSVIGRYIALKRGEMRSRGISIDCENEDGVDLLTSYMTVGDDGTQTHDLKCDDKFLRDTILNLMIAGRDTTSSALTWFIWLVSTHAEVEKRIRDELKSFLPAGEREKWRVFGVEETKKLVYMHGAICEALRLYPPVPFQHKEPVEPDILPSGHFVEPTMKVMFSLYAMGRMESVWGEDCLEFKPERWISDRGSIKHEPSYKFLAFNAGPRTCLGKDVAFAQVKAVAATLIHNYQVHVADGHRVLPNCSIILYMRNGLKVRVANRWSAKKN; this is encoded by the coding sequence ATGGTGGGAATTGTGTATATTGAGCTTTTCTTGTCAGTTATGTGGTTTATGGCTTTGTGGGTGTGGTTGAATTACAGGGCCCTGGCGTGGAACTGGCCTGTGATCGGAATGCTGCCGACGCTTCTGCTTCACGTGAGCCGGATTCACGACAATTGCACGGAGATTATGGGGAAGTCCCGACGGGGAACTTTTCATTTCCGGGGTCCCTGGTTGGCTGATATGGACATGATGGGGACTGCTGATCCTGAGAATGTTCACTACATTATGAGCGCGAACTTCCAGAATTTCCCGAAAGGCCCCAAGTTCAGGGAAATTTTTGATGTTCTTGGAGATGGGATTTTCAATGCAGATTCGGAGTCCTGGAGGGACCAGAGAAGGGTTGCCAGGGCCCTGATTTCTCACCATGGTTTCCTCCGGTTTCTGGCGAAGATCAGCCGTGAGAAGGTAGAGAAAGGCCTGATTCCAGTTCTTGAAACGGTGTGCCTGGAAAATCGGGTGGTCGATTTGCAGGATTTGTTCCAGAGGTTGACGTTTGATACAACTTGTACATTTGTTACTGGTTATGATCCTGGATGCTTGTCTGTTGATTTGCCTGATGTTCCTTTCTCGAAAGCCCTAGATGATGCCGAAGAAGCGATATTCATGCGCCATGTGGTTCCTGAAAAGATTTGGAAACTTCAGAGGTGGTTTGGGGTTGGATCTGAGAGAAAATTGAGCAAGGCTCGTGAAGTCTTGGATAGCGTCATTGGCAGGTATATCGCGCTGAAGCGCGGCGAAATGAGAAGCCGAGGAATTTCGATTGATTGTGAAAATGAAGATGGTGTGGATCTGCTCACGTCTTACATGACTGTGGGAGACGATGGTACTCAAACCCATGATTTGAAATGTGATGACAAGTTCTTGAGGGACACGATACTGAATCTAATGATTGCAGGGCGGGACACGACGAGTTCTGCTCTGACATGGTTTATATGGCTTGTGTCGACACATGCTGAAGTGGAAAAGAGGATCAGGGATGAACTGAAGTCCTTTCTGCCCGCCGGAGAACGTGAAAAGTGGCGTGTGTTTGGGGTTGAAGAAACCAAGAAGTTGGTTTACATGCATGGAGCAATTTGCGAAGCCCTACGACTATATCCACCAGTCCCGTTCCAGCATAAGGAGCCGGTGGAACCAGATATCCTTCCGAGCGGGCATTTTGTGGAACCGACAATGAAAGTGATGTTCTCATTGTACGCCATGGGACGGATGGAATCCGTTTGGGGCGAGGATTGCTTGGAATTCAAGCCGGAGAGGTGGATTTCTGATAGGGGATCGATCAAGCACGAGCCCTCATACAAGTTCTTGGCTTTCAATGCTGGTCCGAGGACTTGCTTGGGGAAGGATGTGGCTTTCGCTCAGGTGAAGGCAGTGGCCGCCACCTTAATCCATAACTACCAAGTTCACGTGGCAGACGGCCACCGCGTGCTGCCCAATTGTTCCATCATCCTCTACATGAGGAATGGATTGAAGGTTAGGGTTGCCAATAGATGGTCTGCTAAGAAAAATTGA
- the LOC105179017 gene encoding alkane hydroxylase MAH1-like (The sequence of the model RefSeq protein was modified relative to this genomic sequence to represent the inferred CDS: added 48 bases not found in genome assembly): MIMASFGYPEILFALLCCFLVWCFSNINGMPWNWPLVGMLPSVFWHVNQIHDRCVNIFEQVGGTFLLKGPWFANMDIIATADPANVHFIMSANFANFPKGAEFKKIFDVLGDGIFNSDADLWRSQRKQARALITHERFRKFLIKTSWEKVEKGLIPVLEHVSEQGMVIDLQDLFQRLTFDTTCILVTGFDPGCLSTEFPDVPFSKAMDEAEEAILMRHCLPESLWRLGKLLGIGPEKKLSRAWTVLDDVIGKYVSMKREEMSKSNKCNEDDDEGLDLLTSYINGDESTGLECNDKFLRDTILNFMIAGRDTTSSALTWFLWLVSTHPEVERKIRDELNSVVPAKDSNKWRMFQVDELRNLVYLHGALCEALRLYPPVPFQHKAPIQPVMLPSGHYVHPKMKILFSLYAMGRMDYIWGKDSKEFKPERWITDRGTIKYEPSYKFLAFNAGPRTCLGKEVAFTQLKAVAAAIIHNYQVEVVKGHIVTPNVSVILYMKHGLKVRISKRWT, translated from the exons ATGATCATGGCCTCATTTGGCTATCCAGAAATCTTGTTTGCTCTTCTGTGCTGCTTTCTTGTTTGGTGTTTCAGTAACATCAATGGGATGCCATGGAACTGGCCCTTGGTTGGGATGCTCCCAAGCGTGTTTTGGCACGTTAACCAGATCCACGACCGGTGTGTAAATATTTTCGAGCAGGTTGGGGGGACTTTTCTGTTGAAGGGCCCTTGGTTTGCTAATATGGATATAATTGCCACGGCTGATCCAGCTAATGTGCATTTTATCATGAGCGCGAATTTTGCGAATTTCCCTAAGGGAGCGGAGTTCAAGAAGATTTTCGACGTTTTGGGTGATGGAATCTTCAACTCTGACGCTGACCTTTGGAGGAGCCAGAGGAAGCAGGCGCGAGCCTTGATCACTCACGAGCGTTTCCGCAAGTTTTTAATCAAGACTAGCTGGGAGAAAGTGGAGAAGGGCTTGATTCCAGTTCTAGAACATGTGTCGGAGCAAGGGATGGTGATTGATTTACAAGATTTGTTTCAAAGGCTCACGTTTGATACTACTTGCATCTTGGTCACAGGGTTTGATCCCGGGTGCCTCTCGACTGAATTCCCTGACGTTCCCTTCTCCAAGGCCATGGATGAGGCAGAGGAAGCTATATTAATGCGCCATTGCTTGCCGGAAAGCCTTTGGAGGTTGGGGAAACTGCTTGGAATTGGGccagaaaagaaattaagtcGAGCTTGGACCGTGCTGGACGATGTCATAGGCAAGTATGTCTCAATGAAACGTGAAGAAATGAGCAAATCCAACAAATGCAATGAAGATGACGATGAAGGTTTGGACTTGTTAACCTCGTATATCAATGGAGACGAGTCCACAGGTCTAGAATGCAATGACAAGTTCCTACGGGACACTATACTGAACTTCATGATTGCTGGACGTGACACTACTAGTTCAGCTCTAACATGGTTTCTGTGGCTTGTCTCCACACATCCAGAAGTCGAAAGGAAGATAAGGGACGAGCTAAATTCCGTTGTCCCAGCCAAGGATTCTAACAAATGGAGGATGTTCCAAGTGGACGAGCTACGTAACCTAGTGTACCTACATGGTGCATTGTGCGAAGCACTAAGGCTCTATCCACCGGTGCCGTTCCAACACAAGGCCCCCATTCAGCCGGTGATGCTTCCAAGTGGTCATTACGTGCATCCGAAGATGAAGATCTTGTTTTCCCTCTATGCGATGGGGAGGATGGATTACATTTGGGGCAAGGATTCCAAAGAATTCAAGCCGGAGAGATGGATAACCGACCGTGGAACGATAAAATACGAGCCGTCGTACAAGTTCTTGGCTTTCAATGCAGGGCCC GCTGCAGCTATAATCCATAATTACCAAGTTGAGGTGGTGAAGGGGCACATTGTGACCCCTAATGTTTCTGTCATTCTCTACATGAAACATGGCTTGAAGGTTAGGATTAGCAAGAGATGGACttga
- the LOC105179016 gene encoding programmed cell death protein 2-like gives MDGVILGMPGPWADSNYEAADIYTTKIGGVPDCPFPIVSEKPELLKCTKCGSNLCLIAQVYAPVSNKSVAIEERIIYVFCCVVPDCESLLWRALRVQKISSNEGVQVPTSSLSISNTNWQKDLWSFDINEEDGHEDDDDIDLEELGRALSEAASLTSSGERRNNDAEPSRKPLPRGQPARSIDDKIPVMPCFYIYTQEEKQVKKDASESSKDRLLSIQELENNSEDPSNVETYEEEKYEYDRALNADRTYLKFKKRMDAYPEQCFRYSYGGKPLLASGEMGDPGTCRLCGGARHYEMQLMPPVIYFLQEEADDRQRIALEKIDWMTLLVYTCSKSCADSSYQVKSGGEDWIVAEEAVIIQHE, from the exons atggatgGAGTCATTTTAGGCATGCCAGGACCGTGGGCTGACAGTAATTATGAAGCAGCTGACATATACACGACAAAGATTGGAGGAGTTCCA GATTGTCCATTTCCAATTGTTAGCGAGAAGCCAGAGCTGCTTAAGTGCACTAAATGTGGAAGCAATCTTTGTCTCATTGCACAG GTTTATGCTCCTGTTTCAAATAAATCTGTGGCAATAGAAGAGCgaataatatatgttttttgcTGTGTGGTTCCAGATTGTGAAAGCCTCCT CTGGCGAGCTCTTCGTGTTCAGAAGATTTCAAGCAATGAAGGGGTGCAGGTTCCTACATCTTCcctttcaatttcaaatactaATTGGCAGAAGGATCTATGGTCATTTGACATTAATGAAGAGGATGGtcatgaagatgatgatgacatAGATCTGGAGGAATTGGGTAGGGCACTTTCTGAAGCCGCAAGTTTAACTTCTAGTGGCGAAAGGCGGAATAATGATGCTGAGCCCAGTAGGAAGCCTCTGCCCAGAGGTCAACCAGCTAGGTctattgatgataaaattccAG TGATGCCGTGCTTTTACATATACACTCAGGAAGAGAAACAAGTCAAAAAAGATGCTTCCGAAAGTTCTAAGGACCGCTTGCTCTCTATCCAAGAGCTTGAGAACAATTCTGAAGATCCTTCAAATGTAGAAACATATGAAGAAGAGAAATACGAATATGATAGAGCATTAAATGCTGATAGGACTTACCTTAAGTTCAAGAAGCGTATGGATGCATATCCAGAGCAGTGCTTCAG ATACTCATATGGCGGAAAGCCCCTATTGGCTTCTGGAGAGATGGGAGATCCTGGGACCTGTAGGCTCTGTGGTGGGGCAAGGCATTATGAAATGCAGCTGATGCCCCCAGTCATATACTTCTTGCAGGAAGAAGCAGATGATAGGCAGAGGATAgctttagaaaaaattgattggatGACTTTGTTAGTCTATACGTGTTCGAAG AGCTGTGCGGACTCGTCGTATCAAGTAAAATCTGGCGGTGAAGATTGGATAGTCGCTGAGGAGGCAGTTATCATTCAACATGAGTAA